One genomic segment of Passer domesticus isolate bPasDom1 chromosome 21, bPasDom1.hap1, whole genome shotgun sequence includes these proteins:
- the LOC135284528 gene encoding maestro heat-like repeat-containing protein family member 6, whose product MAGRFLGLFKVLRGKKNKGPGAAPAEQPEEPEQIQTLQDDAAMERTQEQQSSRGRFHRTLKMFRKFLRVQRRETGTSAAEGPAEPDSGLTELQTEPDFSLDSAEHFQDSDTIMNEDTANGDKAVTEDVAMTNANTGETEATANPDTTPTPTLIEELIPEYFRDPCFSSQEQLSRLGSGLEASQDFVPPQAVITGAPQPLRPAQCGGKGSWGSCSLEERSKFPPGVLQVPAIVRNIHQRLVSHDTVDARLKIDIVRLAEEHPVDVVLTFLRCAPTCDRAAAMMWRAIASSRLTTEKVLPTLVRVMEDWPLSKMCTSDGDNQDVFALAATLVIWVIVQVPLYHETRINSFYPLFMALLFHVVITTQQMPPEEVENFWRACQEENRLPCRPNRFAVQAMKALLYRLQCDQEVMDMERKCGWDMLLTAHTQHYAVGLLAREMRHVLTSMCSHVAYRLLLVLSCEKPRWDLPFLAFLVEVLECLDLSKCAHTVLKIMSSCLHSKCRERRRLALRGLVVLSKDPSMARPIRSVSRRLLELLGDADGQVVSMSLSLLKKMLQKKHLMISSTSAPKLAEALLPLFDRDNSHLQLLSISLFCKVMELVVEEGKKPLKRIVSQSLLPLFLHCHEENQHVAEASMKTLYCAAGFLEKTDLQRVLKTEQPLKIDEGLVRRAWNPQAQPGEGP is encoded by the exons ATGGCAGGCAGATTCCTTGGCTTGTTCAAAGtgctcagggggaaaaaaaacaaaggccctggagctgccccagcagaaCAGCCTGAAGAGCCGGAGCAgatccagacactgcaggatg atgcagccatggagcgcacacaagagcagcaatccagccgtggccgcttccaCAGAACCCTgaag ATGTTCCGGAAGTTTCTGCGAGTTCAGCGCAGAGAGACCGGGACCagtgcagctgagggcccagctgagcctgactcggggctgaccgAGCTCCAGACAGAGCCTGATTTCAGCCTGGATTCAGCTGAGCACTTTCAAGACTCTGACACCATAATGAATGAGGACACAGCAAACGGAGacaaggcagtgactgaggacgTGGCCATGACAAATGCCAACACTGGAGAGACTGAAGCCACCGCAAATCCTGACACCACGCCCACTCCAACTCTGATCGAGGAATTAATACCAGAGTATTTCAGGGACCCTTGTTTTTCGTCTCAGGAGCAGCTAAGCAGGCTGGGATCAGGCCTGGAGGCCTCCCAGGACTTTGTGCCCCCTCAAGCCGTGATCACTGGGgcccctcagcctttgaggccagcacagtgtggcgggaagggaagctggggaagttgctCCCTTGAAGAGCGCTCCAAGTTTCCCCCAGGtgtcctccaggtgccagccattGTAAGGAACATCCACCAGAGGCTGGTGTCCCATGACACTGTGGATGCCAGGCTGAAAATTGAcattgtgaggctggctgaAGAACATCCTGTTGATGTGGTGCTGACCTTCCTGCGCTGTGCCCCaacgtgtgacag agctgctgcaatgatgTGGAGAGCCATTGCTTCATCAAGACTAACAACGGAGAAAGTGCTGCCAACACTGGTCCGTGTAATGGAGGATTGGCCTCTGAGCAAAatgtgcacctccgatggggacaatcAGGATgtttttgccctggct gcaactctggtgatctggGTGATTGTCCAGGTGCCTCTGTACCATGAGACAAGGATTAATTCTTTCTACCCTCTGTTTatggctctgctcttccacgttgtcatcaccacacagcagatgccaccagaggaagttgaaaaCTTCTGGAGAGCATGCCAGGAGGAAAATCGCCTTCCCTGCAGGCCCAACAG gtttgcagtgcaggccatgaaggctctgctctacCGACTGCAGTGTGACCAGGAGGTGATGGATATGGAGcgtaagtgtggctgggacaTGCTGCTGactgctcacacccagcactatgccgtgggtctgctggccag gGAGATGCGCCATGTCTTGACCTCCATGTGTTCCCATGTCGCATACCGCCTTCTCCTCGTGCTCAGCTGTGAAAAGCCAAGGTGGGATCTGCCCTTCCTGGcattccttgtggag gtcctcgagtgcctggacttgagtaAATGTGCTCACACTGTCCTGAAGATCATGTCAAGTTGCCTGCACagcaagtgcagggagaggcgtcgcctggcgctcagaggcctcgtggtgctcagcaaggatccctcaatg gccagaCCTATACGCAGCGTGTCTCGAAgacttctggagctgctgggtgatgcagaTGGACAGGTGGTCAGCATGTCCCTCTCTCTGTTGAAGAAGATGCTCCAGAAAAAACATCTCATGATATCCAGCACTTCTGCCCCAAAGCTAGCTGAGgcactcctgccactctttgaccgt gacaacagccatctgcagctgctctccatttccCTCTTCTGCAAGGTGATGGAATTGGTAGTGGAAGAGGGTAAAAAGCCCCTGAAGAGAAttgtgagccagagcctgctcccactCTTCTTGCACTGCCATGAGGAGAACCAGCATGTGGCAGAG gcctctaTGAAAACGCTGTATTGTGCGGCTGGCTTCTTGGAGAAGACGGATCTCCAGAGGGTTCTGAAGACAGAGCAGCCATTGAAAATTGATGAGGGCCTGGTAAGGAGGGCCTGGAAcccccaggctcagcctggagaaggcccctga